A single Kribbella aluminosa DNA region contains:
- a CDS encoding hotdog fold domain-containing protein yields MSQVLGLWERLRGVPGRARVFSWGFTWKAPYFRSVRPRFVQVSPNYAALTLPKRRAVLNHIGTVHAIAVCNGLEAAMGALAEATVPAGKRWLPKGMEVAYLARSTSDLTCSAETDPETWTAGPDVPVKVKAIRDDGTVVVEGTIHLWVTDKKT; encoded by the coding sequence ATGAGCCAGGTGCTGGGGTTGTGGGAGCGGTTGCGTGGGGTGCCTGGTAGGGCCAGGGTGTTCTCGTGGGGATTCACCTGGAAGGCGCCGTACTTCCGATCGGTGCGGCCGCGGTTCGTGCAGGTGAGCCCCAACTACGCGGCGCTGACGTTGCCGAAGCGGCGGGCGGTGCTGAACCACATCGGGACCGTGCATGCGATTGCCGTGTGCAACGGTCTCGAGGCGGCGATGGGGGCGCTCGCGGAGGCGACCGTGCCGGCCGGGAAGCGGTGGTTGCCCAAGGGTATGGAGGTTGCGTACCTCGCCAGGTCGACGTCCGACCTGACCTGCTCGGCGGAGACCGATCCGGAGACCTGGACGGCGGGTCCCGACGTACCGGTGAAGGTCAAGGCGATCCGCGACGACGGGACGGTGGTCGTCGAGGGAACAATTCACCTGTGGGTGACGGACAAGAAGACGTAG
- a CDS encoding GNAT family N-acetyltransferase — MTELRVVDVAEEQLDSVWQVRIRSFGPGGDREKWKENARRFVDDRRILGVVDGDELVAAARIWPFEQWWGGRRVPMGGVAGVVVAPEYRGRGVGSLLMRGVLQRCVEKGYPLTGLYPATTVLYRHLGYEFAGSRYKFSFQAADLRTLGGRGTAVRRAGVADADRFLELASKAHEDRRSNGPLIWPRSEIESWLEDEDMFAYVAEDGFVVYNWSDGALSVDELIAGSEETARALWATVGSGSSIAKTVHAYCPPYDPIHLLAEHEAEGDTRINHWMLRLIDAPAALAGRGYPDGAVLEVDLRIDDPELPANTGDWHLSITGGGAELKPAEPSADALRVGPRGLAALYAGTPAAVLRGAGLITGGVGLDPTLDLAFGGPAPYMLDYF; from the coding sequence GTGACTGAGCTGCGGGTGGTGGACGTCGCCGAGGAACAGCTGGACTCGGTGTGGCAGGTACGGATCCGGTCGTTCGGTCCGGGTGGTGACCGGGAGAAGTGGAAGGAGAACGCACGGAGGTTCGTCGACGATCGGCGGATCCTTGGGGTCGTCGACGGTGACGAGCTGGTCGCGGCGGCACGGATCTGGCCGTTCGAGCAGTGGTGGGGCGGCCGGCGAGTACCGATGGGCGGCGTGGCCGGCGTCGTCGTCGCTCCGGAGTACCGCGGTCGCGGGGTCGGTAGCCTGCTGATGCGCGGGGTGCTGCAGCGCTGCGTCGAGAAGGGGTATCCGCTGACCGGGCTCTATCCGGCGACGACGGTCCTCTACCGGCACCTCGGCTACGAGTTCGCGGGCAGCCGGTACAAGTTCTCCTTCCAGGCGGCCGATCTGCGGACACTCGGCGGCCGGGGTACGGCGGTGCGCCGGGCCGGGGTCGCCGACGCGGACCGGTTCCTCGAGCTGGCGTCGAAGGCGCACGAGGACCGGCGTTCGAACGGTCCACTGATCTGGCCGCGGTCCGAGATCGAGTCGTGGCTCGAGGACGAGGACATGTTCGCGTACGTCGCCGAGGACGGCTTCGTCGTCTACAACTGGTCCGACGGCGCGCTGTCCGTCGACGAGCTGATCGCCGGTTCGGAGGAGACCGCGCGGGCGCTGTGGGCCACGGTCGGCTCGGGATCGTCGATCGCGAAGACCGTGCACGCGTACTGCCCGCCGTACGACCCGATCCACCTGCTCGCCGAGCACGAGGCCGAAGGCGATACCCGGATCAACCACTGGATGCTCCGGCTGATCGACGCCCCGGCGGCGCTGGCAGGACGCGGCTACCCGGACGGCGCCGTACTGGAGGTCGACCTGCGGATCGACGACCCGGAGCTGCCGGCGAACACCGGCGACTGGCACCTGTCGATCACCGGCGGCGGCGCCGAACTGAAGCCGGCCGAGCCATCGGCGGACGCGCTCCGCGTCGGCCCGCGTGGACTGGCCGCGCTGTATGCCGGTACGCCGGCGGCGGTCCTGCGCGGGGCGGGCCTGATCACCGGGGGAGTCGGGCTCGACCCGACGCTGGACCTCGCGTTCGGCGGCCCGGCGCCGTACATGCTCGACTACTTCTAA
- the ruvC gene encoding crossover junction endodeoxyribonuclease RuvC, giving the protein MRVLGVDPGLTRCGLGVVEGTPGKPPVMIAVGVIRTPAELDVAKRLVRIEAELDEWIAKYQPDAVAVERVFAQHNVRTVMGTAQASGVAMVVAARRGLPVALHTPSEVKAAVTGSGRADKEQVTTMVTRILKLSERPTPADAADALALAICQVWRGGVASKLQQAATSRANLEAAAQAQSRLQLARLRAAVATQQGKR; this is encoded by the coding sequence ATGCGGGTGCTCGGCGTCGACCCGGGACTGACCCGGTGCGGCCTCGGCGTCGTCGAGGGTACGCCGGGGAAGCCGCCGGTGATGATCGCCGTCGGGGTGATCCGGACGCCGGCCGAGCTGGACGTGGCCAAGCGACTGGTCCGGATCGAGGCCGAGCTCGACGAGTGGATCGCGAAGTACCAGCCGGACGCGGTCGCGGTCGAGCGGGTGTTCGCGCAGCACAACGTGCGGACCGTGATGGGCACCGCGCAGGCGTCCGGCGTGGCGATGGTGGTGGCCGCCCGGCGCGGGCTGCCGGTCGCGCTGCACACGCCGAGCGAGGTGAAGGCCGCGGTCACCGGATCCGGGCGCGCGGACAAAGAACAGGTGACCACGATGGTGACCCGGATCCTCAAGCTCAGCGAGCGTCCGACGCCGGCCGACGCCGCCGACGCGCTGGCGCTGGCGATCTGTCAGGTCTGGCGTGGCGGCGTGGCGAGCAAACTGCAGCAAGCCGCCACCAGCCGGGCCAACCTCGAAGCGGCCGCGCAGGCGCAGTCCCGGCTGCAGCTGGCGAGGCTGCGGGCCGCGGTGGCGACCCAGCAGGGCAAGCGGTGA
- the ruvA gene encoding Holliday junction branch migration protein RuvA: MIAFVRGPVAAIGIDCAVVEVGGLGLQVYCDPGTLAGLRPGQEARIATSMVVREDSLTLYGFADDDSKNLFELLQTASGVGPRLAQAALAVLSPDQLRQAVATEDLAVLVKVPGIGKKGAQRIVLELKDKIGAPSRTVTGRPLQAQEAWREQVQAGLVGLGWSARDAEDAVTAVSPLAADNPSPSVPDLLRAALRVLSKA, encoded by the coding sequence ATGATCGCCTTTGTACGTGGACCGGTGGCGGCAATCGGGATCGACTGCGCCGTGGTCGAGGTCGGCGGTTTGGGCCTGCAGGTGTACTGCGACCCCGGCACGCTGGCGGGTCTGCGCCCGGGGCAGGAGGCCCGGATCGCCACCTCGATGGTGGTCCGTGAGGACTCGCTGACGCTGTACGGGTTCGCGGACGACGACTCGAAGAACCTGTTCGAGCTGCTCCAGACCGCATCCGGCGTCGGCCCGCGGCTGGCCCAGGCCGCGCTCGCGGTGCTCAGCCCGGACCAGCTCCGGCAGGCGGTCGCGACCGAGGATCTCGCCGTACTCGTGAAGGTTCCGGGGATCGGCAAGAAGGGCGCGCAGCGGATCGTGCTGGAGCTGAAGGACAAGATCGGCGCGCCGTCCAGGACCGTGACAGGCCGGCCGCTGCAGGCGCAGGAGGCCTGGCGCGAGCAGGTGCAGGCCGGTCTGGTCGGCCTCGGCTGGTCCGCCCGCGACGCCGAGGACGCCGTCACCGCGGTGTCGCCGCTCGCCGCCGACAACCCGAGCCCGTCCGTTCCCGACCTGCTGCGTGCCGCGCTGCGCGTGCTGTCGAAGGCGTAG
- the ruvB gene encoding Holliday junction branch migration DNA helicase RuvB, whose product MEDNVRPLVSADAVDLEERKIESALRPRSLAEFGGQRRVSEQLELVLHAARGRNRTPDHVLLSGPPGLGKTTLAMIIAAEMSAPLRVTSGPAIQHAGDLAAILSGLSEGEVLFLDEIHRMSRPAEELLYMAMEDFRVDVIVGKGPGATAIPLEIPPFTLVGATTRAGLLPGPLRDRFGFTGHLEFYEAAELEKIVNRSAALLEVDITPEAATEIASRSRGTPRIANRLLRRVRDFAEVRADGIVTLALSKAALDLYEVDKMGLDRLDRSVLDALCRRFGGGPVGLSTLAVAVGEERETVEEVAEPFLVRSGYLARTPRGRVATPAAWRHIGLKVPKGATFADTLFDADDD is encoded by the coding sequence ATGGAAGACAACGTGCGCCCGTTGGTCTCCGCGGATGCGGTGGACCTCGAGGAACGCAAGATCGAGTCGGCGCTCCGGCCGCGTTCGCTGGCCGAGTTCGGCGGTCAGCGACGGGTGAGCGAGCAGCTCGAACTCGTGCTGCACGCGGCCCGCGGCCGTAACCGCACGCCCGATCACGTGCTGCTCTCCGGGCCGCCAGGCCTCGGAAAGACCACGCTCGCGATGATCATCGCTGCCGAGATGTCCGCGCCGCTGCGTGTCACCAGCGGTCCGGCGATCCAGCACGCCGGCGATCTGGCCGCGATCCTGTCCGGGCTGAGCGAGGGCGAGGTCCTGTTCCTGGACGAGATCCACCGGATGTCCCGGCCCGCGGAAGAGCTGCTGTACATGGCGATGGAGGACTTCCGGGTCGACGTGATCGTCGGCAAGGGCCCGGGCGCCACCGCGATCCCGCTGGAGATCCCGCCGTTCACGCTGGTCGGCGCCACCACCCGGGCCGGGCTGCTGCCGGGGCCGCTGCGGGACCGGTTCGGATTCACCGGGCATCTGGAGTTCTACGAGGCCGCCGAGCTGGAGAAGATCGTGAACCGCTCGGCCGCGCTGCTCGAGGTCGACATCACCCCCGAAGCCGCCACCGAGATCGCCTCCCGGTCCCGCGGTACGCCGCGGATCGCGAACCGGCTGCTCCGCCGGGTCCGCGACTTCGCCGAGGTCCGGGCGGACGGGATCGTCACGCTGGCGCTGTCGAAGGCGGCCCTCGATCTGTACGAGGTCGACAAGATGGGCCTGGACCGGCTGGACCGGTCGGTGCTGGACGCGCTCTGCCGCCGGTTCGGGGGCGGACCGGTCGGTCTTTCCACGCTGGCGGTTGCGGTCGGCGAAGAACGTGAGACCGTGGAGGAAGTAGCGGAACCTTTCCTGGTCCGATCGGGCTACCTGGCCCGGACGCCGCGCGGCCGCGTCGCGACGCCCGCCGCCTGGCGGCACATCGGCCTGAAGGTGCCGAAGGGCGCGACCTTCGCGGACACGCTCTTCGACGCCGACGACGACTGA
- the yajC gene encoding preprotein translocase subunit YajC, with amino-acid sequence MQLLAVPMASSGGGGLTLLLPLILIVGMIWFMSRTQKKQRQRQADTVAKLSPGTKVITTSGLVGIVEETDDDYVTLEISEGVLVQVVKAAVGRVIPEEDAADDDTAAADEAITPEKVDVPDAGGEKADGRVQDTPKLPPTHTEN; translated from the coding sequence ATGCAACTCCTCGCCGTACCGATGGCCTCCTCCGGTGGTGGCGGCCTCACGCTGCTGCTGCCGCTGATCCTGATCGTCGGAATGATCTGGTTCATGAGCCGCACGCAGAAGAAGCAGCGCCAGCGCCAGGCGGACACCGTCGCCAAGCTGTCGCCCGGCACCAAGGTGATCACCACCAGCGGCCTGGTCGGCATCGTCGAGGAGACGGACGACGACTACGTCACGCTGGAGATCTCCGAGGGCGTGCTGGTGCAGGTCGTGAAGGCCGCGGTCGGCCGGGTGATCCCGGAGGAGGACGCCGCCGACGACGACACCGCCGCCGCGGACGAGGCGATCACTCCGGAGAAGGTCGACGTACCGGACGCCGGCGGTGAGAAGGCCGACGGCAGGGTGCAGGACACGCCGAAGCTGCCGCCGACGCACACCGAGAACTGA
- the secD gene encoding protein translocase subunit SecD — protein MATSTSRPGRSLITLLVVIVLLFGIMALTRTWKPKLGLDLRGGTTITLTAKTIDGTGKVTADQLNEAKNIIGQRVNGAGVAESDITTSGSNIINVAVPGATKESLVSQVGQTALLYFRIVYSAQSLAPAPTPTTTPKPGTTPTPSATPKPSTKVTPSATIKPTGTPKGRAWTSALGQATPTPTPKASTTPKPSTPPATPSTPAASTDPLKYTPDAATQARFAAFKCADKDKQSDDPKQPLFSCDKSGQNKYLLGPAIMAGTDLSDASAGIPQNGLQWQVNLKFTGPGGDKFLKATTAISQRGQGNNLFAIVLDGVTISTPSVDNPIPGGQAQITGTFTESDARDLANVLKYGSLPVKFEISSVDTVSPQLGGDQLSAGIWAGIAGLALVVIFCFLYYRGLGLVVVLSLLAAGLLTGSLVILLGKAIGFTLTLAGIAGLIVAVGITADSFIIYFERLRDEVREGRSLRSSVETGWARAKHTIIAADSISLLAAIVLYVLAIGSVRGFAFTLGLTTLIDLVVVFLFTKPVVTLLARTDFFGHGHKLSGLDPEHLGVERLPGQTKPSARPRRTPSSRKPVGGEV, from the coding sequence GTGGCAACTTCGACTTCCCGCCCCGGGCGGAGCCTGATCACCCTGCTGGTGGTCATCGTTCTGTTGTTCGGGATCATGGCGCTGACCAGGACCTGGAAGCCCAAACTCGGTCTGGACCTGCGCGGTGGCACCACGATCACGCTGACCGCCAAGACGATCGACGGCACCGGCAAGGTCACCGCGGACCAGTTGAACGAGGCGAAGAACATCATCGGCCAGCGGGTCAACGGCGCCGGTGTTGCGGAGTCCGACATCACCACCTCCGGGTCGAACATCATCAACGTCGCCGTCCCGGGTGCCACGAAGGAATCCCTGGTGTCGCAGGTCGGCCAGACCGCCCTGCTGTACTTCCGGATCGTGTACAGCGCGCAGTCGCTCGCGCCGGCTCCGACGCCGACAACGACGCCGAAGCCCGGCACCACGCCGACGCCGAGCGCGACGCCGAAGCCGAGCACGAAGGTGACGCCGAGCGCCACGATCAAGCCGACCGGTACGCCGAAGGGCCGGGCCTGGACGAGCGCACTGGGTCAGGCCACCCCGACGCCGACGCCGAAGGCGAGTACGACGCCCAAGCCGAGTACGCCGCCCGCGACGCCGTCGACCCCGGCCGCGAGCACCGATCCGTTGAAGTACACGCCGGACGCCGCCACCCAGGCGCGGTTCGCGGCCTTCAAGTGCGCGGACAAGGACAAGCAGTCCGACGACCCGAAGCAGCCGCTGTTCTCCTGCGACAAGAGCGGGCAGAACAAGTACCTTCTCGGCCCGGCGATCATGGCGGGCACCGACCTGTCGGACGCCTCGGCCGGCATCCCGCAGAACGGTCTGCAGTGGCAGGTCAACCTGAAGTTCACCGGTCCGGGCGGCGACAAGTTCCTCAAGGCCACCACGGCGATCTCGCAGCGCGGCCAGGGCAACAACCTGTTCGCGATCGTCCTGGACGGCGTGACCATCTCGACCCCGAGCGTCGACAACCCGATCCCGGGCGGTCAGGCGCAGATCACCGGTACCTTCACCGAGTCCGACGCCCGCGACCTGGCGAACGTGCTGAAGTACGGCTCGCTGCCGGTCAAGTTCGAGATCTCCTCGGTCGACACGGTGTCGCCGCAGCTCGGTGGTGACCAGCTCTCGGCCGGCATCTGGGCCGGTATCGCCGGTCTGGCGCTCGTCGTGATCTTCTGCTTCCTGTACTACCGCGGCCTCGGCCTTGTCGTGGTGCTGTCGCTGCTCGCGGCCGGCCTCCTCACCGGCAGCCTGGTGATACTGCTCGGCAAGGCGATCGGGTTCACGCTGACCCTGGCCGGTATCGCCGGTCTGATCGTCGCGGTCGGTATCACCGCGGACTCGTTCATCATCTACTTCGAACGACTCCGCGACGAGGTCCGTGAAGGCCGCAGCCTGCGGTCGTCGGTGGAGACCGGCTGGGCGCGGGCGAAGCACACGATCATCGCGGCCGACTCGATCTCGCTGCTGGCCGCGATCGTGCTGTACGTGCTCGCGATCGGCAGCGTCCGCGGCTTCGCGTTCACCCTCGGCCTGACCACGCTGATCGACCTGGTCGTGGTCTTCCTGTTCACGAAGCCGGTCGTCACGTTGCTGGCCCGGACCGACTTCTTCGGCCACGGGCACAAGCTGTCCGGCCTGGATCCGGAGCATCTCGGCGTCGAGCGACTACCCGGACAGACGAAACCGTCGGCCCGGCCGCGTCGGACGCCGTCGTCGCGCAAGCCGGTCGGAGGGGAGGTCTGA
- the secF gene encoding protein translocase subunit SecF, with the protein MSKLGQIGARLHRGEVSYDFIGHRKFWFSLSAVLVIVSLAGLFARGLALGIEFRGGVEYEANVKVTNSTVDDFTNTVKATNAKGLGDPVVTTINNQKVRVQTKPLDQTDIGRVRDAIGKEAGIPAEQVTSQQIGASWGKQIADKAVLALIVFLVLVFAVIWLYFREAKASAAAIIALVHDVTITVGVYALVGFDVTPATVIGVLTILGYSLYDTVVVYDKVRENTRGITGSNRFTYSDATNLAVNQTVVRSINTTVTALLPVGAILVVGTVVLGTGPLKDLSLALFVGIAIGAYSSIFIAPSLLAVFKEREPAMQALSKRVAAKKVQAAKAAAAPAEPATAGAPADAAARSVVQDAPRKADRATGSAPAASTRPMKAAAAGRPQPTRKPRSKRGK; encoded by the coding sequence ATGTCGAAGCTCGGACAGATCGGTGCGAGGCTGCACCGCGGCGAGGTTTCGTACGACTTCATCGGCCACCGCAAGTTCTGGTTCAGCCTCTCGGCGGTGCTGGTCATCGTCTCGCTGGCGGGCCTGTTCGCCCGCGGTCTGGCGCTCGGTATCGAGTTCCGCGGCGGTGTCGAGTACGAGGCGAACGTCAAGGTCACCAACAGCACGGTCGACGACTTCACCAACACCGTGAAGGCCACCAACGCCAAGGGCCTCGGCGACCCGGTCGTCACCACGATCAACAACCAGAAGGTCCGGGTCCAGACCAAGCCGCTCGACCAGACCGACATCGGCCGGGTTCGGGACGCGATCGGCAAGGAGGCCGGGATCCCGGCCGAGCAGGTCACGTCGCAGCAGATCGGCGCCTCCTGGGGCAAGCAGATCGCCGACAAGGCGGTCCTGGCGCTGATCGTGTTCCTGGTCCTGGTGTTCGCGGTGATCTGGCTGTACTTCCGCGAGGCGAAGGCGTCGGCGGCGGCGATCATCGCGCTGGTGCACGACGTCACGATCACGGTCGGCGTGTATGCGCTGGTCGGTTTCGACGTCACGCCGGCGACGGTCATCGGCGTACTGACGATCCTCGGTTACTCGCTGTACGACACGGTCGTCGTGTACGACAAGGTCCGCGAGAACACCCGGGGGATCACCGGGTCGAACCGGTTCACGTACTCGGACGCGACCAACCTGGCGGTCAACCAGACCGTGGTCCGGTCGATCAACACCACGGTCACCGCACTGCTGCCGGTCGGCGCGATCCTGGTCGTCGGCACCGTTGTGCTCGGCACCGGTCCGCTGAAGGACCTGTCGCTGGCGCTGTTCGTCGGTATCGCGATCGGCGCGTACTCGTCGATCTTCATCGCCCCGTCGTTGCTCGCGGTCTTCAAGGAGCGGGAGCCCGCGATGCAGGCGCTGAGCAAGCGCGTCGCGGCGAAGAAGGTCCAGGCTGCGAAGGCGGCTGCGGCTCCGGCCGAGCCTGCGACCGCCGGTGCGCCGGCGGACGCGGCGGCACGTTCGGTCGTCCAGGACGCGCCGCGGAAGGCGGACCGGGCGACCGGTTCCGCGCCGGCGGCGTCGACCCGGCCGATGAAGGCGGCGGCCGCCGGGCGTCCGCAGCCGACCCGCAAGCCGCGCTCGAAGCGCGGTAAGTGA
- a CDS encoding adenine phosphoribosyltransferase: MRSLEQVLADGVRDIPDYPQPGVVFKDITPLLADHTGFGQVVEALAAAGTDDDGRPVVDKVVGIEARGFILAAPVALALGAGFVPVRKKGKLPAPTYEESYALEYGEATIEVHQDAFAPGDRVLVIDDVLATGGTVEACLRLIRRCGAEVVGTAVLLELSFLPGRKRLEGEQVSALLTV, from the coding sequence ATGCGCTCACTGGAGCAGGTGCTCGCGGACGGTGTCCGCGACATCCCGGACTACCCGCAGCCCGGGGTGGTGTTCAAGGACATCACCCCGCTGCTGGCCGACCACACCGGTTTCGGCCAGGTGGTGGAGGCGCTGGCCGCGGCCGGCACCGACGACGACGGCAGGCCGGTGGTCGACAAGGTGGTCGGGATCGAGGCGCGCGGGTTCATCCTCGCCGCCCCGGTCGCGCTCGCCCTCGGCGCCGGGTTCGTCCCGGTCCGGAAGAAGGGCAAGCTGCCGGCCCCGACGTACGAGGAGTCGTACGCGCTGGAGTACGGCGAGGCGACCATCGAGGTGCACCAGGACGCGTTCGCGCCGGGGGACCGGGTGCTGGTCATCGACGACGTACTCGCGACCGGCGGGACCGTCGAGGCGTGCCTGCGGCTGATCCGCCGCTGCGGCGCGGAGGTCGTCGGTACGGCGGTGCTGCTGGAGTTGTCGTTCCTGCCGGGCCGCAAGCGTCTCGAGGGCGAGCAGGTCAGCGCACTGCTGACGGTGTAA
- a CDS encoding RelA/SpoT family protein — MTSAVPNAVPQEPPRAPSPVRPAPASPPPATQPPRIAPARVRARLARLGGTRHPNRAPMLEPLFRVVRATHPKADLAMIERAYRTAEKYHTGQMRKSGDAYITHPLAVATILAELGMTATTLCAALLHDTVEDTPYTVEDLTRDFGEEIAMLVDGVTKLDKVRYGESAQAETIRKMVVAMSKDIRVLVIKLSDRLHNMRTLGSLRQEKQERIARETLEIYAPLAHRLGMNTIKWELEDLAFSTLHPKVYDEIVRLVAERAPSRDEYLATVIDQVHEDLRSAKVKATVTGRPKHYYSIYQKMIVRGREFGDIYDLVGIRVLVDSVRDCYAALGIMHARWNPVPGRFKDYIAMPKFNMYQSLHTTVIGPQGKPVELQIRSFSMHRRAEYGIAAHWKYKEDPSSAVPATTSAEIGGPNDMPWVRQLVDWQRETSDPSEFLDSLRFEINNAEVYVFTPRGDVMSLPTGSSPVDFAYAVHTEVGHRCIGARVNGRLVPLESTLENGDVVEVFTSKAQGAGPSRDWLTFVKSPRARNKIKHWFSKERRDEAIEQGKDAIAKQLRKEGLPLQRLLSHETLTAVANSLRYPDVTGLYAAVGEQHVSAQAVVRRLIETYGGEEGAAEDLSEGVRLPASRERRKRTARGDAGVIVKGATDVLSKLARCCTPVPGDEIIGWVTRGAGVSVHRADCANVENLQTQPERIVEVEWAPTAQSVFLVAIQVEALDRARLLSDITRVLSDYHVNILSAALTTTRDRIAKSRFTFEMGDPTHLGHVLKAVRSVEGVFDVYRVTQ, encoded by the coding sequence ATGACATCTGCGGTGCCGAACGCCGTACCGCAGGAGCCCCCGCGCGCGCCGTCACCGGTGCGGCCGGCTCCGGCGTCACCGCCGCCTGCCACCCAGCCGCCGCGGATCGCGCCGGCCCGGGTCCGGGCCCGGCTCGCCCGCCTCGGCGGCACCCGGCACCCGAACCGGGCACCGATGCTCGAGCCGCTGTTCCGGGTGGTCCGCGCGACCCACCCGAAGGCCGACCTCGCGATGATCGAGCGCGCCTACCGGACCGCGGAGAAGTACCACACCGGCCAGATGCGGAAGAGCGGCGACGCGTACATCACGCATCCGCTCGCGGTCGCGACCATCCTCGCCGAGCTCGGTATGACCGCGACCACGCTGTGCGCCGCGCTGCTGCACGACACCGTCGAGGACACGCCGTACACGGTGGAGGACCTGACCCGCGACTTCGGCGAAGAGATCGCCATGCTCGTCGACGGCGTCACCAAGCTCGACAAGGTGCGGTACGGCGAGTCCGCGCAGGCCGAGACGATCCGCAAGATGGTCGTCGCGATGTCCAAGGACATCCGGGTGCTGGTGATCAAGCTGTCCGACCGGCTGCACAACATGCGGACGCTCGGGTCGCTGCGCCAGGAGAAGCAGGAGCGGATCGCCCGCGAGACGCTGGAGATCTACGCCCCGCTGGCGCACCGCCTCGGTATGAACACGATCAAGTGGGAGCTCGAGGACCTGGCGTTCTCGACCCTGCACCCGAAGGTGTACGACGAGATCGTCCGGCTGGTCGCCGAGCGGGCGCCGTCCCGCGACGAGTACCTGGCGACGGTGATCGACCAGGTGCACGAGGACCTGCGCTCGGCCAAGGTGAAGGCCACCGTCACCGGCCGGCCGAAGCACTACTACTCGATCTACCAGAAGATGATCGTCCGTGGTCGCGAGTTCGGCGACATCTACGACCTGGTCGGCATCCGGGTCCTGGTCGACTCGGTCCGGGACTGCTACGCCGCCCTCGGCATCATGCACGCGCGCTGGAACCCGGTCCCCGGCCGGTTCAAGGACTACATCGCGATGCCGAAGTTCAACATGTACCAGTCGCTGCACACCACGGTGATCGGCCCGCAGGGCAAGCCGGTGGAGCTGCAGATCCGGTCGTTCTCGATGCACCGGCGCGCGGAGTACGGCATCGCCGCGCACTGGAAGTACAAGGAGGACCCGAGCTCCGCGGTGCCGGCCACGACGAGCGCCGAGATCGGCGGGCCGAACGACATGCCCTGGGTGCGGCAGCTCGTCGACTGGCAGCGCGAGACGTCGGACCCGTCGGAGTTCCTGGACTCGCTGCGCTTCGAGATCAACAACGCCGAGGTGTATGTCTTCACCCCGCGAGGTGACGTGATGTCGCTGCCGACCGGGTCGTCGCCGGTCGACTTTGCCTATGCCGTGCACACCGAGGTCGGGCACCGCTGTATCGGTGCTCGCGTCAACGGCCGGCTGGTGCCGCTGGAGAGCACGCTGGAGAACGGCGACGTCGTCGAGGTCTTCACCTCGAAGGCGCAGGGCGCCGGGCCGTCGCGCGACTGGCTGACGTTCGTCAAGAGCCCGCGCGCGCGGAACAAGATCAAGCACTGGTTCTCCAAGGAGCGCCGCGACGAGGCGATCGAGCAGGGCAAGGACGCGATCGCGAAGCAGCTCCGCAAGGAGGGCCTGCCGCTGCAGCGCCTGCTGTCCCACGAGACCCTGACTGCGGTCGCCAACTCCCTGCGGTATCCGGACGTCACCGGGCTGTACGCCGCCGTCGGCGAGCAGCACGTCAGCGCACAGGCCGTCGTACGGCGGCTGATCGAGACGTACGGCGGGGAGGAGGGCGCGGCCGAGGACCTGTCCGAGGGCGTCCGGCTCCCGGCGAGCCGCGAGCGGCGCAAGCGGACGGCCCGTGGCGACGCGGGTGTCATCGTCAAGGGCGCCACCGACGTGCTGTCGAAGCTGGCGCGCTGCTGTACGCCGGTGCCGGGCGACGAGATCATCGGCTGGGTTACGCGTGGTGCGGGCGTCTCGGTGCACCGTGCCGACTGCGCGAACGTGGAGAACCTGCAGACCCAGCCCGAGCGGATCGTCGAGGTCGAATGGGCCCCGACCGCCCAGTCCGTGTTCCTGGTCGCGATCCAGGTCGAGGCCCTGGACCGTGCCCGCCTGCTGTCGGACATCACCCGGGTGCTGTCCGACTACCACGTGAACATCCTGTCCGCGGCGCTGACCACCACCCGCGACCGGATCGCCAAGTCCCGCTTCACCTTCGAAATGGGCGACCCGACGCACCTCGGTCACGTGCTGAAGGCGGTCAGATCGGTCGAGGGCGTCTTCGACGTCTACCGCGTCACGCAGTAG